The proteins below are encoded in one region of Candidatus Binatia bacterium:
- a CDS encoding Hsp70 family protein: protein MSAFGIDLGTTNSSISRIVDGRPVALSVDGYPLLPSVVLYRDGGVTVGREARNLELQWPEHTLRSVKRKMGTGHRWTVAGREVGPEEASAEILAALKRGAEAATGETVRDVVITVPAYFDDAQRRATLKAGELAGLNVLRLLNEPTGASLVYDQVRQTTAQPEIVMVYDLGGGTFDVSVLEVFEGVREVRATAGNTHLGGDDFDTALVRFFADRLKAEAHVDPLGDAHARVRLARVAEATKIRLSAETEVDVAEEFLLADDKGKPVHLRLQVTRRQLEEAIAPLLGSTIDLCRQALAEARLTGGQQLARILLVGGSTRLPMVRRLLREAFPDAPVHEEVDPDLAVALGASVQAGLLRGIALERILVDVTAHSLGMCVLSEADDFREKPDTYAPILHRNTVLPAVRAEEFYTLFDDQPGVTVDVYQGEAPRASQNNHIGSFRFPLQPAPAGCPVRVEFAYDLNGVVRVSIAQSGTDNAKTVALSVADTGVPVSSVDALERRVGALLDRIAGEDKPALEAALAAWRVAQGERRQAAEDALIDLLLFLEDEAEADGIDEEGDGV from the coding sequence ATGAGTGCCTTCGGTATAGATCTCGGAACGACCAATTCCTCCATCTCGCGCATCGTCGACGGCCGCCCGGTAGCGTTGTCCGTGGACGGCTATCCGCTGCTGCCTTCGGTGGTGCTGTACCGCGACGGCGGCGTGACGGTCGGGCGCGAGGCTCGCAATCTCGAGCTGCAATGGCCCGAACACACCCTGCGCTCTGTCAAGCGCAAGATGGGGACCGGACACCGCTGGACGGTGGCCGGACGCGAGGTCGGTCCCGAGGAAGCTTCCGCCGAGATCCTCGCGGCACTGAAGCGCGGCGCCGAGGCGGCCACCGGGGAAACCGTTCGCGATGTTGTCATTACCGTGCCCGCCTACTTCGATGACGCCCAGCGGCGTGCGACCCTCAAGGCGGGCGAGCTGGCGGGTTTGAACGTCCTGCGCCTCTTGAACGAGCCGACCGGCGCATCGCTGGTCTACGATCAGGTTCGGCAGACCACGGCCCAGCCGGAGATCGTCATGGTCTACGATCTCGGCGGCGGCACCTTCGATGTGTCGGTGCTGGAGGTCTTCGAGGGGGTGCGCGAGGTCCGCGCCACGGCCGGCAACACTCACCTGGGCGGTGACGACTTCGACACGGCACTGGTCCGTTTTTTTGCCGATCGTCTCAAAGCCGAGGCGCACGTAGATCCACTCGGCGACGCGCATGCTCGCGTACGGCTTGCGCGCGTGGCCGAGGCCACGAAGATCCGCCTGTCGGCCGAAACGGAGGTCGACGTTGCCGAGGAGTTCCTGCTTGCCGACGACAAGGGCAAGCCGGTCCACCTGCGCCTGCAGGTCACGCGCCGTCAGCTCGAAGAAGCCATCGCGCCGCTGTTGGGGTCCACGATCGATCTGTGCCGGCAGGCGCTTGCCGAGGCGCGGCTCACGGGCGGACAGCAGCTCGCGCGGATTCTGCTGGTGGGCGGTTCCACACGTCTTCCCATGGTGCGCCGGTTGCTCCGCGAGGCCTTTCCCGATGCGCCCGTACACGAGGAGGTCGATCCCGACCTCGCCGTAGCGCTTGGCGCGTCGGTCCAGGCCGGGTTGCTGCGCGGAATCGCCCTCGAGCGGATACTCGTCGATGTCACGGCGCATTCGCTCGGCATGTGCGTTCTGAGCGAAGCCGACGATTTCAGGGAGAAGCCCGACACGTACGCCCCCATCCTGCACCGCAACACCGTGCTTCCCGCAGTGCGCGCCGAGGAGTTCTACACCCTTTTCGACGATCAGCCCGGGGTGACGGTCGACGTTTACCAGGGCGAGGCGCCCCGGGCCTCGCAGAACAACCACATCGGGTCGTTCCGCTTCCCGCTGCAGCCGGCGCCCGCGGGCTGCCCGGTGCGGGTAGAGTTCGCATACGATCTCAATGGAGTCGTGCGCGTGAGCATTGCCCAGTCCGGTACGGACAACGCCAAGACTGTGGCTTTGTCCGTTGCCGACACCGGCGTTCCCGTCAGCTCGGTCGACGCGCTCGAACGCCGGGTGGGCGCCCTGCTCGATCGCATTGCGGGCGAGGACAAGCCGGCGCTCGAAGCGGCGCTGGCAGCATGGCGCGTGGCACAGGGCGAGAGGCGTCAGGCTGCCGAGGACGCGTTGATCGATCTCTTGCTGTTCCTCGAAGACGAGGCCGAGGCCGACGGTATCGATGAGGAGGGCGATGGCGTCTGA
- a CDS encoding DegT/DnrJ/EryC1/StrS aminotransferase family protein — protein sequence MSAERPAIAGGTPVRTTFLPLSRPVLGAAEEAAVIDVLRSGWLGTGPRTAEFENRFAATIGAERAVAVASCTAGLHLTLRAFALGPGDDVITSPMTFAATANAILHAGARPVLADVLPDRLTLDPVAVAAAWTARTRAVVAVHYAGWPCTMPPLLALARAQGAFAIEDAAHALGATLDGRAVGTLGDAAVFSFYPTKSITTGEGGMIATERAALVARLRRERLHGIDLDASQRRGTNFAHWEAVSLGWKYNLTDLQAAIGLAQLERLPVLLARRRALDARYRERLALVPAVRPVVGPGGAETAAHLFPVLLDLERLRIDRDEVLRGLLAENIGVGVHFRALPLHRHFRAVLGTPPEAVPVAADASRRLLSLPLHPAMTDADQDDVIEALLRLVQHFSA from the coding sequence ATGAGCGCGGAGCGACCGGCGATCGCCGGCGGAACGCCCGTTCGCACGACGTTCTTGCCGCTGTCGCGCCCGGTGCTGGGCGCGGCCGAGGAGGCCGCCGTCATCGACGTACTGCGCTCGGGTTGGCTGGGAACCGGCCCGCGCACGGCGGAGTTCGAGAACCGCTTCGCCGCGACCATCGGGGCCGAGCGCGCCGTTGCGGTGGCGTCGTGCACTGCCGGGTTGCACTTGACTCTGCGGGCTTTCGCGCTCGGACCCGGTGACGATGTCATCACGTCACCGATGACCTTCGCCGCAACCGCGAACGCAATCCTGCACGCCGGAGCGCGGCCGGTGCTTGCCGATGTCCTCCCCGACCGCCTGACGCTCGACCCCGTTGCCGTCGCGGCGGCCTGGACAGCGCGCACGCGTGCCGTAGTTGCGGTGCACTATGCCGGGTGGCCGTGCACGATGCCTCCGTTGCTGGCGTTGGCCCGGGCGCAAGGCGCGTTCGCGATCGAAGATGCGGCACACGCGCTTGGCGCCACTCTCGACGGGCGCGCCGTCGGAACGCTTGGCGACGCCGCGGTCTTCAGCTTCTATCCGACGAAGAGCATCACCACCGGCGAGGGCGGCATGATCGCCACCGAGCGCGCCGCCCTGGTCGCGCGGCTGCGGCGGGAACGCCTGCACGGTATCGACCTCGATGCGAGCCAACGCCGGGGGACGAACTTCGCCCACTGGGAAGCCGTCTCGCTCGGTTGGAAGTACAACCTGACGGACTTGCAGGCGGCGATCGGTCTTGCCCAGCTCGAGCGTTTGCCGGTACTGCTGGCGCGCCGCCGGGCGCTCGATGCGCGATACCGGGAACGCCTGGCACTGGTCCCCGCCGTTCGACCGGTCGTCGGCCCCGGCGGCGCCGAGACCGCCGCGCACCTGTTCCCGGTATTGCTCGATCTCGAGCGACTGCGCATCGATCGGGACGAAGTGCTGCGCGGATTACTGGCCGAAAATATCGGCGTCGGCGTGCACTTCCGTGCTCTGCCCCTGCACCGGCATTTCCGCGCGGTGCTGGGTACGCCGCCGGAGGCAGTGCCCGTGGCGGCCGATGCGTCGCGACGGTTGCTGTCGTTGCCGCTGCATCCGGCCATGACCGACGCCGACCAGGACGACGTCATCGAGGCGCTTCTGCGTCTGGTCCAACACTTCAGCGCCTGA
- a CDS encoding DUF6109 family natural product biosynthesis protein, whose protein sequence is MGRHEEKRRKRAGEALTRALRRGEAEPALAALLDLPPDERSAHSRAVGDLVTAAVAADFRAHRWDRLGFWAARIERCGGWLDDESGELRWAFFWGSARTGAWARATALVDGLAGRLPAALVDALRGYVAAAGTPAPEGLDRWVPPALTVAEAADPRLGYDRGQVPVAPAGEPEAPVTPDEVEERVLAAWASLGWNRFTTMTGSWAARTPALARPIRLLAAQLSVRTLLVRARAADAGWEQAARFIAAACEDLNRPEELREAMALAVRVSLRGGNGTVGGALTACRMAKAALGYSDLASLAVTAFCDLPKVDLHRENVVTPDEERLAREMLALGQRLLERHPDPHLFWHAMRVWEGAGDEPKVPGWLGNAVSTLLADGADLGGGLLQMAPEDWPRCLFIAVHALPPPIVEQVLECTWEAGGPALRPHLAQAAGCLIERLRPKTLGKERLAEEARILREKTGIALSLDEVRAMFESAGGPLLDLLGERTEGPLSGKALAFWKRFGERILPYDIRHLEYALEVGPDRATQETALDRYLERRADAEAMLDEIRAADGDACVLAAAAIERRLLERYERDPAALAGAFLKAMRTGAPRPFLARIAKALLNAAGSRGPYGPVVDAALPVARVVVAGKPGKRRKTGAGPRSKARSRSTRGRKAQLDLFEAGDEERRGSRR, encoded by the coding sequence ATGGGTCGGCATGAGGAAAAACGGCGCAAGCGTGCCGGCGAGGCACTGACGCGCGCCTTGCGGCGGGGGGAGGCAGAACCGGCGCTGGCAGCGCTGCTCGATCTGCCTCCGGACGAGCGGTCTGCGCACTCGCGAGCGGTGGGAGATCTCGTGACGGCGGCGGTAGCGGCCGACTTCCGGGCGCACCGCTGGGACCGGCTCGGATTCTGGGCGGCTCGAATCGAGCGCTGCGGGGGGTGGCTCGACGACGAGAGTGGCGAACTGCGCTGGGCATTTTTCTGGGGCAGCGCGCGCACCGGCGCATGGGCTCGGGCGACAGCGCTCGTCGACGGCCTCGCCGGTCGGTTGCCGGCGGCCCTTGTCGATGCCCTCCGGGGATATGTCGCCGCCGCCGGCACTCCGGCTCCCGAGGGCCTCGATCGATGGGTTCCTCCGGCACTTACGGTGGCTGAGGCCGCGGACCCGCGCCTGGGGTACGACCGTGGGCAGGTGCCGGTAGCGCCCGCAGGCGAGCCCGAGGCTCCCGTCACGCCCGACGAGGTCGAGGAGAGAGTGCTGGCGGCGTGGGCTAGCCTCGGCTGGAACCGTTTCACGACCATGACCGGCAGTTGGGCGGCGAGGACACCGGCTCTCGCCCGTCCGATACGGCTGCTGGCTGCGCAATTGTCGGTTCGTACGCTGCTGGTGCGGGCGCGGGCCGCCGATGCAGGCTGGGAACAGGCGGCGCGGTTCATTGCCGCCGCGTGCGAGGATCTGAATCGCCCTGAAGAGCTGCGCGAAGCGATGGCATTGGCGGTGCGGGTTTCCCTGCGCGGCGGCAACGGTACGGTCGGTGGGGCGCTGACCGCCTGCCGGATGGCTAAAGCGGCGCTGGGTTATTCCGATCTTGCCAGCCTGGCGGTAACGGCATTCTGCGACCTGCCGAAAGTGGACCTGCACCGAGAGAACGTTGTGACCCCGGACGAGGAGCGCCTCGCGCGCGAGATGCTCGCTCTGGGGCAGCGGTTACTCGAAAGGCATCCGGACCCTCACCTGTTCTGGCACGCCATGCGCGTATGGGAGGGAGCGGGCGACGAGCCGAAGGTTCCGGGATGGTTGGGAAATGCCGTATCGACGCTGCTCGCGGACGGGGCGGACCTCGGCGGAGGATTGCTGCAGATGGCGCCGGAAGATTGGCCGCGGTGCCTTTTTATCGCTGTGCACGCCCTGCCGCCGCCGATCGTGGAGCAGGTGCTGGAGTGCACGTGGGAGGCGGGGGGTCCGGCCCTCCGGCCCCACCTGGCGCAAGCGGCCGGATGCCTGATCGAGCGCCTGCGGCCAAAGACGCTCGGCAAAGAGCGGCTCGCCGAGGAGGCGCGGATCCTGCGCGAGAAGACAGGAATCGCGCTCTCGTTGGACGAGGTGCGGGCCATGTTCGAAAGCGCCGGAGGCCCGCTCCTCGACCTGCTCGGGGAGCGGACGGAAGGGCCGTTATCCGGGAAGGCGCTGGCGTTCTGGAAGCGCTTCGGCGAGCGTATCCTGCCCTACGACATTCGGCACCTGGAGTACGCACTGGAAGTCGGGCCGGATCGGGCCACCCAGGAGACAGCTCTCGACCGCTACCTGGAACGGCGAGCCGATGCGGAGGCGATGCTCGACGAGATCCGCGCGGCGGATGGCGACGCCTGTGTTCTCGCCGCGGCGGCGATCGAAAGACGACTTCTGGAGCGATACGAGCGCGATCCGGCGGCGCTGGCCGGGGCGTTCCTCAAGGCGATGCGGACCGGTGCGCCCCGGCCGTTTTTGGCGAGGATCGCTAAGGCGCTTCTGAATGCGGCAGGGTCGCGAGGACCTTATGGGCCCGTTGTCGACGCAGCGTTGCCGGTGGCGCGGGTGGTCGTCGCCGGTAAGCCCGGGAAGCGCCGGAAAACCGGGGCCGGGCCGCGCAGTAAAGCGCGGTCGCGTTCGACTCGCGGTCGCAAGGCCCAGCTCGACCTCTTCGAAGCCGGGGACGAGGAACGAAGAGGGAGCCGTCGATGA